In one window of Eggerthella guodeyinii DNA:
- a CDS encoding GGDEF domain-containing protein, which yields MFPYASIHPAVANAAFDQLKYDFYRLVDPSDHRVFAYGCDTAELRASDELCYRVWKQGAPCLNCTSRSCLALQAPMFKIEYLDGRVLLVTSLPSEVEGRVFALELIKDVTDSLLVADIEVHDNIEITHMVTKFNDLAVRDGFTKLFNKTYINNELEGLIQAAKDDPAVEAAAVVVLDIDDFKLINDTYGHVAGDDTLQYFANRLRNLAREFDAWVGRFGGDEFVLCAPQGLVDADLERLFAEVDVIEQHVFETEAGSFSLTASCGACFVRPDDTARTLLDRADEAMYRAKPLGRRLAVR from the coding sequence ATGTTCCCGTACGCGAGCATCCATCCCGCTGTTGCGAATGCCGCATTCGACCAGCTGAAGTACGACTTCTACCGCCTGGTCGATCCGAGCGACCACCGGGTGTTCGCGTACGGTTGCGATACGGCGGAGCTTCGCGCGTCCGACGAGCTCTGCTATCGCGTCTGGAAGCAGGGCGCGCCGTGCCTCAACTGCACGTCGCGCTCCTGCTTGGCGCTGCAGGCGCCCATGTTCAAGATCGAGTACCTCGACGGGCGCGTGCTGCTCGTCACGAGCCTGCCGTCCGAGGTGGAAGGACGCGTTTTCGCCCTCGAGCTGATCAAGGACGTGACCGACAGCCTGCTCGTGGCCGATATCGAGGTGCACGACAACATCGAGATCACGCACATGGTGACGAAGTTCAACGATCTCGCCGTGCGCGACGGGTTCACGAAGCTGTTCAACAAGACCTACATCAACAACGAGCTCGAAGGGCTCATCCAGGCCGCGAAGGACGATCCTGCCGTCGAGGCCGCCGCGGTCGTGGTGCTCGACATCGACGACTTCAAGCTGATCAACGACACGTACGGCCACGTGGCCGGCGACGACACGCTGCAGTACTTCGCCAACCGCCTGCGCAACCTCGCGCGCGAGTTCGACGCGTGGGTCGGCCGCTTCGGCGGCGACGAGTTCGTGCTGTGCGCGCCGCAAGGGCTTGTCGATGCGGACCTCGAGCGCCTGTTCGCCGAGGTCGACGTCATCGAGCAGCACGTGTTCGAGACCGAGGCGGGCTCCTTCTCGCTCACGGCCAGCTGCGGCGCATGCTTCGTGCGTCCCGACGACACCGCCCGCACGCTGCTCGACCGGGCTGACGAGGCCATGTACCGCGCCAAGCCCCTCGGCCGCAGGCTGGCCGTGCGCTAG
- the clpX gene encoding ATP-dependent Clp protease ATP-binding subunit ClpX, translating into MNDRRDDEFEGRNSDIACAFCGKQPHQVAAMISGPNGIYICDECISVCADAMMRDLGLSVPGHDADASAEGFSHAEEGRHARVGDGAVMASVADPAPEDVLADLPTPHELYADLSEHVVGQEQAKRALSVAVYNHYKRISLGADAEDGDVELAKSNIMLLGPTGSGKTLLAQTLARTLRVPFAIADATTLTEAGYVGEDVENILLKLMTAADFDIPRAEIGIIYIDEIDKVARKAENLSITRDVSGEGVQQALLKIVEGTEASVPPQGGRKHPQQELIHIDTTNILFILGGAFVGLADIIAERVGKSGLGFNAEMPESKKHAEAELLAQVLPEDLNKYGMIPEFVGRIPVVTSLNELSEDDLVRILTEPKNALVKQYTKMFEFEDSALTFEPEALRAIAHEAVEHGTGARGLRSICERVLQDVMYDLPEQNGPSSVTIRATDITGETKPDIEPADEIEALPAGGEASLQSA; encoded by the coding sequence ATGAACGACAGACGCGACGACGAATTCGAAGGCCGGAACTCCGACATCGCCTGCGCCTTCTGCGGCAAGCAGCCGCATCAGGTGGCGGCGATGATCTCGGGGCCGAACGGCATCTACATCTGCGACGAGTGCATCTCCGTGTGCGCCGACGCGATGATGCGCGACCTGGGGCTGAGCGTTCCCGGCCACGACGCGGACGCGTCGGCCGAGGGCTTCTCCCATGCTGAAGAGGGCCGCCACGCGCGGGTGGGCGACGGCGCCGTGATGGCGTCGGTCGCCGATCCGGCGCCGGAGGACGTGCTGGCCGACCTGCCCACGCCCCACGAGCTGTACGCGGACCTCTCCGAGCACGTGGTGGGCCAGGAACAGGCGAAGCGCGCGCTGTCGGTGGCGGTGTACAACCACTACAAGCGCATCAGCCTGGGCGCGGACGCCGAGGACGGCGACGTGGAGCTGGCGAAGAGCAACATCATGCTGCTGGGCCCCACGGGCTCGGGCAAGACGCTGCTGGCCCAGACGCTGGCCCGCACGCTGCGCGTGCCGTTCGCCATCGCGGACGCCACGACCCTCACCGAGGCCGGCTACGTGGGCGAGGATGTGGAGAACATCCTGCTCAAACTCATGACGGCGGCGGATTTCGACATCCCGCGCGCCGAGATCGGCATCATCTACATCGACGAGATCGACAAGGTGGCCCGCAAGGCCGAGAACCTGTCCATCACCCGCGACGTGTCGGGCGAGGGCGTGCAGCAGGCGCTGTTGAAGATCGTCGAGGGCACGGAGGCCAGCGTGCCGCCGCAGGGCGGCCGCAAGCATCCGCAGCAGGAGCTCATCCACATCGACACCACGAACATCCTGTTCATCCTGGGCGGCGCGTTCGTGGGCCTGGCCGACATCATCGCCGAGCGCGTGGGCAAGAGCGGCCTGGGCTTCAACGCCGAGATGCCCGAGAGCAAGAAGCACGCCGAGGCCGAGCTTCTGGCCCAGGTGCTGCCGGAGGACCTCAACAAGTACGGCATGATCCCCGAGTTCGTGGGCCGCATCCCCGTGGTGACGTCCCTCAACGAGCTGTCGGAGGACGACCTCGTGCGCATCCTCACCGAGCCGAAGAACGCGCTGGTGAAGCAGTACACGAAGATGTTCGAGTTCGAGGACTCCGCGCTCACGTTCGAGCCCGAGGCCCTGCGCGCCATCGCGCACGAGGCCGTCGAGCACGGCACGGGCGCCCGCGGCCTGCGCTCCATCTGCGAGCGCGTGCTGCAAGACGTGATGTACGACCTGCCCGAGCAGAACGGCCCGTCGTCGGTGACCATCCGCGCGACGGACATCACGGGAGAGACGAAGCCCGACATCGAGCCGGCGGACGAGATCGAGGCCCTTCCGGCGGGCGGCGAGGCGAGCCTGCAAAGCGCGTAG
- a CDS encoding DUF308 domain-containing protein, translating to MPQDRTLKAIKTRSRSEQVSVISLLFLPLLGLCCLLLPEASTMALPFVLGGIMAVSGIGGIVHAAAGAKRDEGDGDGRGRAAEHAILGKAIVMSVLGIVILVQGHASISFVGVMWGLLGLYKAADEIDEVVHALRARRRFVLKLAFTVFEMVLAVLLIVSPFANIEHHVLLLGLELIAYPFRIESGDSGKLTIETEA from the coding sequence ATGCCGCAGGACCGCACCCTCAAAGCCATCAAGACCCGCAGCCGCAGCGAGCAGGTATCGGTGATCTCGCTGCTGTTCCTGCCGTTGCTGGGGCTGTGCTGCCTGCTGCTTCCCGAGGCGTCCACGATGGCGCTGCCGTTCGTTCTGGGCGGGATCATGGCGGTTTCCGGCATCGGCGGCATCGTGCACGCGGCGGCCGGCGCGAAGAGGGACGAAGGGGACGGAGACGGGCGCGGGCGCGCTGCCGAGCACGCGATCCTCGGCAAGGCCATCGTGATGAGCGTGCTCGGCATCGTGATCCTCGTGCAGGGGCACGCGTCCATCAGCTTCGTCGGCGTGATGTGGGGCCTGCTCGGCCTGTACAAGGCCGCCGACGAGATCGACGAGGTGGTGCATGCGCTCAGGGCCCGCCGCCGCTTCGTGCTGAAGCTCGCGTTCACCGTGTTCGAGATGGTGCTGGCCGTGCTGCTCATCGTCAGCCCGTTCGCCAACATCGAGCACCACGTGCTGCTGCTGGGCCTCGAGCTGATCGCCTACCCCTTCCGCATCGAGTCGGGCGACTCCGGCAAGCTCACCATCGAGACGGAGGCGTAG
- the tig gene encoding trigger factor, producing the protein METKVEALEDNRTKVTVTVDAADIDARIKKTYKDFANKYNFPGFRKGKAPRPIIDNALGAEAVRATVTDDVVNGTYPLAIDDCDLYPIAKPEFDETDLVEAGKPYTFAFTVAVKPEIEISSYEPVEIELPAEGASDAEVDEQIDALREHYYSFEDASAATKVKDDSYIDLSMKATDDKGEEIPSLTTENRPYGLGANLFPAEFDEQLVGLKKGQTATFTLDMPADPPIMLSALAGKTEKINFEVEVKVVKKKIVPEVTDEWAKEQMGFESVEDLRTRIAESIASQKADMMPRLKENACLYALAERVEAEVPEALREDAEASLIQDFFQQLQSQGMTFDVYLAQQGITPDQFKEDVKQQALDMSKQDLALDAWARHFGMEATGKDVTEEFVKSGVEDPEALQAEWRANGQLHMVRQGVLRTKAVKDLMDKAVVTELDPSKKKDEEKKPAKKAAAKKTAKKDDAEGDEPAKKPAKKAAPKKAAKKDEGAEAKADDAE; encoded by the coding sequence GTGGAAACAAAAGTTGAGGCATTGGAAGATAACCGCACGAAAGTGACCGTTACCGTCGATGCTGCGGACATCGATGCCCGCATCAAGAAGACCTACAAGGACTTCGCCAACAAGTACAACTTCCCCGGGTTTCGCAAGGGCAAGGCCCCGCGCCCGATCATCGACAACGCCCTTGGTGCCGAAGCCGTCCGCGCGACGGTGACCGACGATGTCGTCAACGGAACCTATCCTCTCGCCATCGACGATTGCGACCTGTACCCCATCGCCAAGCCCGAGTTCGACGAGACCGACCTCGTCGAGGCTGGCAAGCCGTACACGTTCGCGTTCACCGTCGCGGTGAAGCCGGAGATCGAGATCTCCAGCTACGAGCCGGTTGAGATCGAGCTGCCCGCCGAGGGCGCGAGCGACGCCGAGGTCGACGAGCAGATCGACGCCCTGCGCGAGCACTACTACTCGTTCGAGGACGCGTCGGCCGCCACGAAGGTGAAGGACGACAGCTACATCGACCTGTCCATGAAGGCTACCGACGACAAGGGCGAGGAGATCCCGTCCCTGACGACGGAGAACCGTCCCTACGGCCTGGGCGCCAACCTGTTCCCGGCCGAGTTCGACGAGCAGCTCGTGGGCCTGAAGAAGGGCCAGACCGCCACGTTCACGCTCGACATGCCGGCCGACCCGCCGATCATGCTGTCGGCGCTGGCGGGCAAGACCGAGAAGATCAACTTCGAGGTCGAGGTCAAGGTCGTCAAGAAGAAGATCGTCCCCGAGGTCACCGACGAGTGGGCCAAGGAGCAGATGGGCTTCGAGAGCGTGGAGGACCTGCGCACCCGCATCGCCGAGTCCATCGCCAGCCAGAAGGCCGACATGATGCCGCGCCTCAAGGAGAACGCCTGCCTGTACGCGCTCGCCGAGCGCGTCGAGGCCGAGGTCCCCGAGGCCCTGCGCGAGGATGCGGAAGCCAGCCTGATCCAGGACTTCTTCCAGCAGCTCCAGAGCCAGGGCATGACGTTCGACGTGTACCTCGCCCAGCAGGGCATCACGCCTGACCAGTTCAAGGAAGACGTCAAGCAGCAGGCGCTCGACATGTCCAAGCAGGACCTCGCGCTCGACGCGTGGGCCCGCCACTTCGGCATGGAGGCCACCGGCAAGGACGTCACCGAGGAGTTCGTGAAGAGCGGCGTGGAGGACCCCGAGGCCCTGCAGGCCGAGTGGCGCGCGAACGGCCAGCTGCACATGGTGCGCCAGGGCGTGCTGCGCACGAAGGCCGTGAAGGACCTCATGGACAAGGCCGTCGTGACCGAGCTCGACCCCTCGAAGAAGAAGGACGAGGAGAAGAAGCCGGCCAAGAAGGCTGCCGCCAAGAAGACCGCCAAGAAGGACGACGCCGAGGGCGACGAGCCCGCGAAGAAGCCGGCCAAGAAGGCCGCTCCGAAGAAGGCTGCGAAGAAGGACGAGGGTGCCGAGGCCAAGGCCGACGACGCCGAATAG
- a CDS encoding valine--tRNA ligase, with protein sequence MADNTNDKSGKKIDYDFAAHERPLFDAWMDAGYFQRTPELGAGTGQPYTIVIPPPNITGVLHMGHALNDTIQDTCIRRARMQGRPTRWILGTDHAGISTQTKVDKKLADQGISRLEIGREAFIEACYDWYKEYGTTIVNQIKGMGCSCDYADEHFTLEPAYVKAVRKLFVDWYHDDLIYKGKRIVNWCPHCTTSISDDEAEYVDEAGHLWYLRYPLTEPEDGLEYLVVATTRPETMLGDTGVAVNPKDERFKHLVGKTVKLPLVDREIPIFADWHVDREFGTGCVKTTPAHDPNDWAMGERNGLERINIFDETAHVVDGFGAFSGMDRDEAREAVVAAFDELGLLEKVEDHDHSVMTCYRCHTKLEPWESEQWFVAVDGLKQDAARVVEDGSIQFHPERWKQVYLDWLDNLKDWCISRQLWWGHRIPMFYCDECGWEDASVEDVEVCPVCGKPARQDEDVLDTWFSSQLWPFATMGWTEEGMDAPQMKQAYPTQVLSTARDIMGLWVARMVMASMYCTDRIPFEHVIIHPTVMAADGKPMSKSRGNGVDPLRLMEDYGADGMRFGLLMQVTGAQDLKFNEAKLESSRNFANKIRNAARFVTMNLDDYEPGAPEPVTPADRWIFSRLAGLVARVDEAFANFEFGEITRELYSFVWNEFCDWYIEFSKARLNGSPEDRRSCQRNLVFVLDQALRLLHPIMPFVTEEIYQQLPIDRADAPYLIVAAWPDAEALARYADADAERAIDMVCETVSAIRSTRARYGISPKTELNVVVKAGEADAALLEAQRGLIEGMGATASLAIAADAEKPAESSVSLAPGLEVYIVLSGLVDFDAERARLEKERAKLAADAGKLEKKLGNPGFLAKAAPEIVEKDRAKHAEMADKLARVEAQLAELG encoded by the coding sequence ATGGCCGATAACACGAACGACAAGAGCGGCAAGAAGATCGACTACGACTTCGCCGCGCACGAGCGCCCGCTTTTCGACGCGTGGATGGACGCGGGCTACTTCCAGCGCACGCCCGAGCTGGGCGCGGGCACGGGGCAGCCCTACACCATCGTCATCCCGCCGCCGAACATCACGGGCGTGCTGCACATGGGCCACGCCCTCAACGACACCATCCAGGACACGTGCATCCGCCGCGCCCGCATGCAGGGCCGTCCCACGCGCTGGATCCTCGGCACCGACCACGCCGGCATCTCCACGCAGACCAAGGTGGACAAGAAGCTGGCCGACCAGGGCATCAGCCGTTTGGAAATCGGCCGCGAGGCGTTCATCGAGGCGTGCTACGACTGGTATAAGGAGTACGGCACCACCATCGTGAACCAGATCAAGGGCATGGGCTGCTCGTGCGACTACGCCGACGAGCACTTCACGCTGGAGCCGGCCTACGTGAAGGCCGTGCGCAAGCTGTTCGTGGACTGGTACCACGACGACCTCATCTACAAGGGCAAGCGCATCGTGAACTGGTGCCCCCACTGCACGACGTCCATCTCCGACGACGAGGCCGAGTACGTGGACGAGGCGGGGCACCTGTGGTACCTGCGCTACCCGCTGACCGAGCCCGAGGACGGCCTGGAGTACCTCGTGGTGGCCACGACGCGCCCCGAGACGATGCTCGGCGACACGGGCGTGGCGGTGAACCCGAAGGACGAGCGCTTCAAGCACCTCGTGGGCAAGACGGTGAAGCTGCCGCTCGTCGACCGCGAGATCCCCATCTTCGCCGACTGGCACGTGGACAGGGAGTTCGGCACCGGCTGCGTGAAGACCACGCCCGCGCACGACCCGAACGACTGGGCGATGGGCGAGCGCAACGGCCTCGAGCGCATCAACATCTTCGACGAGACCGCGCACGTGGTGGACGGCTTCGGCGCGTTCAGCGGCATGGACCGCGACGAGGCCCGCGAAGCCGTCGTGGCCGCGTTCGACGAGCTGGGCTTGCTGGAGAAGGTGGAGGACCACGACCACTCCGTCATGACGTGCTACCGCTGCCACACGAAGCTCGAGCCCTGGGAGTCCGAGCAGTGGTTCGTGGCCGTGGACGGCCTCAAGCAGGACGCGGCGCGCGTGGTGGAGGACGGCTCCATCCAGTTCCACCCCGAGCGCTGGAAGCAGGTGTACCTCGACTGGCTGGACAACCTCAAGGACTGGTGCATCTCGCGCCAGCTGTGGTGGGGCCACCGCATCCCCATGTTCTACTGCGACGAGTGCGGCTGGGAAGACGCGTCGGTGGAGGACGTCGAGGTGTGCCCCGTGTGCGGCAAGCCCGCACGCCAGGACGAGGACGTGCTCGACACGTGGTTCTCGTCGCAGCTGTGGCCGTTCGCCACGATGGGATGGACCGAGGAGGGCATGGACGCGCCGCAGATGAAGCAGGCGTATCCCACGCAGGTGCTGTCCACGGCGCGCGACATCATGGGCCTGTGGGTGGCGCGCATGGTGATGGCGTCCATGTACTGCACCGATCGCATCCCGTTCGAGCACGTCATCATCCACCCGACGGTGATGGCCGCCGACGGCAAGCCCATGTCCAAGAGCCGCGGCAACGGCGTGGACCCGCTGCGCCTCATGGAGGACTACGGCGCCGACGGCATGCGCTTCGGCCTGCTCATGCAGGTGACGGGCGCGCAGGACCTCAAGTTCAACGAGGCGAAGCTGGAAAGCTCGCGCAACTTCGCGAACAAGATCCGCAACGCCGCGCGCTTCGTGACGATGAACCTCGACGACTACGAGCCGGGCGCGCCCGAGCCCGTGACGCCCGCCGACCGCTGGATCTTCTCGCGCTTGGCGGGGCTCGTCGCCCGCGTGGACGAGGCGTTCGCGAACTTCGAGTTCGGCGAGATCACGCGCGAGCTGTACTCGTTCGTGTGGAACGAGTTCTGCGACTGGTACATCGAGTTCTCGAAAGCCCGCCTGAACGGCTCGCCGGAGGATCGCCGGTCCTGCCAGCGCAACCTCGTGTTCGTGCTCGACCAGGCGCTGCGCCTGCTGCATCCCATCATGCCCTTCGTGACGGAGGAGATCTACCAGCAGCTGCCCATCGATCGCGCGGACGCGCCGTACCTCATCGTGGCTGCGTGGCCCGACGCCGAGGCGCTGGCGCGCTACGCCGACGCGGACGCCGAGCGCGCCATCGACATGGTGTGCGAGACGGTGTCGGCCATCCGCTCGACGCGCGCCCGCTACGGCATCTCGCCGAAGACCGAGCTCAACGTGGTCGTGAAGGCGGGGGAGGCCGACGCGGCGCTGCTCGAGGCGCAGCGCGGGCTGATCGAGGGCATGGGCGCCACGGCGTCGCTCGCGATCGCCGCCGACGCCGAGAAGCCGGCCGAGTCCAGCGTGTCGCTGGCGCCGGGCCTCGAGGTGTACATCGTGCTGTCGGGCCTCGTGGACTTCGACGCCGAGCGCGCGCGCTTGGAGAAGGAGCGTGCGAAGCTGGCCGCCGACGCCGGCAAGCTGGAGAAGAAGCTGGGGAATCCGGGCTTCTTGGCGAAGGCCGCGCCCGAGATCGTGGAGAAGGATCGTGCCAAGCATGCCGAAATGGCCGATAAGCTGGCTCGCGTGGAGGCGCAGTTAGCGGAATTGGGGTAG
- a CDS encoding ATP-dependent Clp protease proteolytic subunit, producing the protein MSFDPKSALIPYVIEQSPRGERSYDIYSRLLNDRVIFLGEQIDDNVANSVVAQLLHLESADPDKDISLYINSPGGSVTAGLAILDTMDFIKCDVSTICLGECASMAAVLLSNGAKGKRLCLPNSMVLIHQPSGGAQGQQTEIAIVADFMLKTRNRLNKILADNTGQTLETIQNDTERDNYMTAEEAVAYGLVDRITTSRAVAPSTDE; encoded by the coding sequence ATGAGTTTTGATCCCAAATCAGCATTGATCCCCTACGTTATCGAGCAGTCCCCCCGCGGCGAGCGCAGCTACGACATCTACTCCCGCCTGCTCAACGATCGCGTCATCTTCCTGGGCGAGCAGATCGACGACAACGTGGCCAACTCCGTCGTGGCGCAGCTGCTCCACCTCGAGAGCGCCGATCCCGACAAGGACATCTCCCTGTACATCAACTCGCCGGGTGGCTCGGTGACCGCCGGTCTCGCCATCCTCGACACGATGGACTTCATCAAGTGCGACGTGTCCACCATCTGCCTGGGCGAGTGCGCGTCCATGGCCGCCGTGCTGCTTTCCAACGGCGCCAAGGGCAAGCGCCTGTGCCTGCCGAACTCCATGGTGCTCATCCACCAGCCGTCCGGCGGCGCGCAGGGCCAGCAGACCGAGATCGCCATCGTGGCCGACTTCATGCTGAAGACCCGCAACCGCCTGAACAAGATCCTCGCGGACAACACGGGCCAGACGCTCGAGACCATCCAGAACGACACCGAGCGCGACAACTACATGACCGCCGAAGAGGCCGTTGCCTACGGCCTGGTCGACCGCATCACCACCTCGCGCGCGGTTGCGCCGAGCACCGACGAGTAG